A genomic stretch from Malus domestica chromosome 15, GDT2T_hap1 includes:
- the LOC103456025 gene encoding uncharacterized protein, whose product MATSAKVKSGGTLQDGSSKGKIGYSVTKKKIESSSSKQQAADFRQKSVQTVTKTEVKSNLNSVSKTITKKTTTKVREKKVYTLAGQKFDPPEEREPLRIFYESLSKQIPTSEMAEFWMMEHGLLSPERSRKAYEKKQRKQKQLRLGTPIKSTPKPPSKPESSQRPQQQASKNGDVKAMKRVIKESDDDDDFILSPKRRRA is encoded by the exons ATGGCTACTTCTGCCAAGGTGAAGAGCGGCGGCACCCTGCAGGATGGTTCTTCAAAGGGAAAGATTGGATATTCTGTCACTAAGAAGAAGATTGAGAGCTCTTCAAGCAAGCAGCAGGCAGCTGATTTCAGGCAGAAATCTGTGCAGACTGTTACAAAAACTGAG GTAAAATCAAACCTGAATTCGGTATCAAAGACGATAACAAAGAAAACCACCACAAAAGTGAGAGAGAAGAAAGTATACACTTTGGCAGGCCAGAAGTTTGATCCTCCAGAAGAG AGAGAACCTTTGAGGATCTTTTACGAGTCATTGTCCAAACAGATACCAACAAGTGAAATGGCAGAATTCTG GATGATGGAGCATGGCCTTTTGTCCCCTGAAAGATCCAGAAAGGCATACGAGAAGAagcagagaaagcaaaagcaactccGTTTGGGAACCCCTATTAAGTCTACACCAAAACCACCAAGTAAACCTGAGAGTTCACAGAGGCCACAACAGCAGGCATCTAAGAATGGCGATGTAAAAGCCATGAAGAGAGTTATCAAAGAGagcgacgacgacgacgatttCATTTTAAGTCCCAAGAGAAGGAGAGCGTAA
- the LOC103456024 gene encoding probable glycosyltransferase At5g03795 codes for MGRELLSMYQAKTRRLLWIVGMLFAVILVVWHLEFPYGTFSSSILSTAKVPVEGKSHFQAGDSPTDSEAVGNMSLSNDVNYTSKYGTHEIGNDSRTSGFVLEGSEGSNRTLEIDEDTGEDQEEPTDTFVKQNRTFIVKILNPLETDVAQERRKQFSFEKQNATETTFSEGGTRNESNTTDEVVNPTAGFPTTSPASPMINSSPITAPAIIETNIGAPPIAVGSNVTLVQKDLTTLSQKPEKSEQLHSDLNQTEQSSSMTRVPEVNKEPEGPVLDSYSISDMNKLLRKSHSSYHSVKALWSSPVDRQLQYAASQIKNAPLIKSDQTLYAPLYRNLSMFKRSYELMENTLKVYVYREGQRPILHSPFLRGIYASEGWFMKLMEADKRFVTKNPQEAHLYYLPFSSRMLEERLYVANSHSHKNLVQYLKDYVDMIAGKYPFWNRTGGADHFLVACHDWAPTETKEIMAMCIRALCNADVKEGFVFGKDVSLPETYIKNDKKPLRDLGGNHPSKRPILAFFAGNMHGYVRPILLQHWENKDPDMQIFGRLPKGKGNKNYIRRMQSSKYCICAKGYEVNSPRVVEAIFYECVPVIISDNFVPPFFEVLKWESFAVFVLEKDIPNLKNILLSIPKKKYLQMQTRVKKVQQHFLWHAKPEKYDIFHMILHNIWYNRLHQIKPN; via the exons ATGGGTCGGGAGCTTTTGTCTATGTATCAAGCCAAAACGAGGAGATTGCTGTGGATTGTGGGAATGTTGTTTGCTGTGATTTTAGTTGTCTGGCATCTTGAATTTCCGTATGGTACTTTCTCATCATCTATACTCTCTACTGCAAAGGTTCCGGTAGAGGGGAAAAGTCACTTCCAAGCTGGGGATTCACCAACTGATTCTGAGGCGGTTGGTAACATGTCACTTTCTAATGATGTGAACTACACTAGTAAATATGGAACTCACGAGATAGGTAACGATAGTAGGACCTCAGGTTTTGTATTAGAAGGAAGTGAGGGCTCAAACAGAACTTTAGAAATTGATGAGGATACAGGTGAAGATCAGGAGGAGCCAACTGATACTTTTGTAAAGCAAAATAGAACTTTCATTGTGAAAATTCTCAATCCCTTGGAGACTGACGTTGCACAAGAGCGGCGTAAACAATTCTCTTTTGAAAAGCAAAATGCTACTGAGACTACTTTTTCAGAAGGCGGGACTAGGAATGAAAGTAATACTACAGATGAAGTAGTAAATCCTACTGCTGGTTTTCCAACCACTTCACCTGCATCCCCGATGATAAATTCATCACCTATCACAGCTCCAGCAATTATTGAAACAAACATTGGAGCACCCCCTATAGCTGTTGGCTCAAATGTGACTTTGGTTCAGAAAGATCTAACAACCTTGTCTCAGAAACCCGAAAAGTCTGAGCAATTGCATAGTGACCTCAACCAAACAGAACAAAGTTCTTCAATGACTAGGGTCCCCGAAGTGAACAAAGAGCCAGAGGGTCCAGTCTTGGATTCATATTCAATATCTGATATGAACAAGCTGTTGCGTAAGAGTCATTCCTCGTACCATTCAGTG AAAGCACTATGGTCTTCACCGGTTGACCGACAGTTGCAATATGCAGCATCACAGATCAAAAATGCACCCCTCATAAAGAGTGATCAAACTCTTTATGCTCCACTATATAGGAATCTTTCCATGTTTAAAAG GAGCTACGAATTAATGGAGAACACTCTTAAAGTATACGTATACAGGGAAGGACAAAGACCCATATTACACTCGCCATTTCTCAGGGGAATATATGCTTCTGAGGGATGGTTCATGAAGCTGATGGAAGCTGACAAGAGATTTGTCACTAAAAACCCTCAGGAAGCCCACCTGTATTACTTGCCTTTTAGCTCTCGAATGTTAGAGGAAAGGTTATACGTGGCCAATTCACACAGTCATAAAAATCTTGTACAATATTTGAAGGACTATGTGGACATGATTGCTGGGAAGTATCCTTTCTGGAACAGAACTGGAGGAGCCGATCATTTTCTTGTTGCTTGTCATGACTGG GCCCCAACAGAAACAAAGGAAATTATGGCTATGTGCATAAGAGCCCTCTGCAATGCTGATGTCAAAGAAGGTTTTGTATTTGGCAAGGACGTGTCTCTTCCCGAAACATACATCAAGAATGATAAGAAGCCTCTCAGAGATCTCGGAGGCAATCATCCTTCCAAGAGGCCAATACTCGCTTTCTTTGCTGGAAACATGCATGGCTATGTTAGGCCAATCCTGTTACAGCATTGGGAAAACAAAGATCCTGACATGCAGATCTTCGGTCGATTGCctaaaggaaagggaaataagaaCTACATCCGTCGTATGCAGAGCAGCAAGTACTGTATTTGCGCAAAAGGTTATGAAGTGAACAGCCCGCGAGTGGTAGAGGCCATTTTCTACGAGTGTGTTCCGGTGATCATATCAGACAATTTCGTGCCTCCATTTTTTGAAGTACTGAAGTGGGAGTCGTTTGCTGTTTTCGTGTTGGAAAAGGATATCCCGAATTTGAAGAACATACTCCTTTCGATCCCGAAGAAGAAATATCTACAGATGCAAACGAGGGTGAAAAAGGTGCAACAGCATTTTCTGTGGCATGCTAAGCCTGAGAAGTATGATATTTTTCATATGATACTGCACAATATTTGGTACAACAGACTCCATCAGATAAAACCCAATTGA